TCCGGGTGAAATGGGGATTTTTCTCGTCGTCTTCGGGTTGCCGTGGATCGTTTGTGGACCGCTCCTGGCAGTTTGGAGCGATCGTTACCCTCGCAAGACGATCATGATCTGCTGTGACATTGCCCGGGTGCTGCTCGTATTGGGACTATATTGGGTGGACAACTATTCCCTACTCCTGTTGCTCGTCTTTTTGAAGGGCACTTGCGGCGCGATGTTCGATCCTGCACGTCAAGGGGTGATCCGCAGCACCGTCCCAACACATCTGCTGAAACAAGCCAACGCACTCAGTCAGACGGTGCTGACTGCCACCAAAGTGCTCGGCCCATCACTGGGAGCGACACTTTTGATGATGACATCCCCGCAGACGGCCTTTCTCGTGGAAGCGGTCGGCTTTGCGCTATCCGCTTGTTTTTTGATGTTTTTACCGAAAACAAGACAGGTGGTAGTGGAAGAACGGAACACCCAGCCCTTTTGGTTGGAATTTCGCGAGGGAATCGGTCACATCGGGACGCGCCCCGTTCTCCTATTCGGTCTGATCTGTTCTTCCATCGCCATGTGGATGATCTTTTTGATTGAGGGCTTGGGTTCCGTTTGGACCCGCGTGATGGGCATGCCTTCCACCGCCTACGGCACGCTGGTGGCCGTGATCGGTTGCGGCAACGTGATCGGTTCGCTCGTGGTGGGAGCATGGCGAAAAGCACCGCCGCATCCGTTGGGGTTGATCCTAGGATCCCATGTGGTGTTCGGGCTATTGACAATGGTCAGCGGGCTGGGAAGCTTGGGATGGATGCCGCAGAATTTGGTCCTGTATGCCTGTGTGTGGGGAATGGTCGGTTTTGCTAACCCATTTTCCACGGTTTCCTTCAGTACCCTGTTGCAGACCGAAACCCCGGAACACTTGATGGGACGGGTGAGTAGTGTCGTCACCGCCGTACAAAACGCCGCCATCCTGATCGCCCCGTTGATCGGCGCTTGGCTGGCCGAGTGGATCGGGGTGAGCCGGGTGTTTATCGTCTCTGGTGCCGGATTGATCCTTTACGCTATGATCATGAGTATCCGCCTGCCCCGGTTGTTGCGCTCGACGAAGACAGTTCCTGCCGAACGGCAACATTCATTGCCGATGTGATGGCCTCGAACAATCTCAGGCATTGGAAGCCTACCGGCAACAGCGGTATGACAAGCTGACCAAATCTTGACCGAGAAAAGAGATAAGCTGCAGGCATTTATCGAGCAGAAACAGCAGGAGATGCAAAAGAAATACGAATGAACACAACAACGCGCCCCTTAATGATAAGGGGCGCTATGGTGATACTCGATCGTGCGAGCGATGATTTCATTCAGGTCTTCCGGGCCGATGGAAGACACGTCTCCACGGATGACGATGTGGGAGTTCAGTTCCTCTTCCTTCAACAGATCGTAAAGATCGGGGGAAACAGTCAGTACTAGCGTGGACAACTTCATCGCTTCCACCGGAATCACCTCTTCGGTGTTCGTTGATGTGCTGACTGTTAACCATTCCTTAATTTATTATGAACCGAGCCACGACGTGTTGCAACCTTGAGCCACCCAATTTTATCAGGGAAAAATCAAGGAAAAGTTATTGAATTCGGAGTAACCTCAATCGACCCGGACACAAATTGCAACTTCAGCGTACCAACAGGGCATGATCCACCTTGATGCAACGGTCCATCACGACAGTCATCCCGTGTTTTTTGGCATAATCAGCCGCTTCCTCATTCACAATCCCCTGTTGCAGCCACAGCACTTTAGCCCCCGCTTTCACCGCTTCCTCGGCAACTGGCATCACATGCTCACTGCGGCGGAACACGTCGACGATATCGATCGGCTCGTCGATCTCCAACAGCGAAGCATATGGCTTTTCTCCCAACACCGGGCCGGACAGATTGGGATTGACGGGAAAAATCCGGTAACCGGCATCCTGCATGGCTTTGGCGATCATATAGCTGGTTCGCTCCGGATTGTCGGACAAACCGACGACGGCGATGTTTCGGGCTGACGACAAAATTTCGCGCCGCTCGGCATCACTCGGATTTTGATGCATCACAACCGCTCCTTTACAAAGGTCTTGTCTGGTAATTCAAACGATTTGATCTGGATTCACCACTACTATACCGCAGGAGCAGACAAAAAACACCCGCTTCGATCTTAGACACTCCAATGCCCACATCTGTATCAATTTCTGGATGGAATATTTTTCTGTATTTTCAACAACGAAAATCCCAGGAATAATAGAAGTAAGGACAATGATTCCGCTTCCATTGTCCCCTTCACCTCCCCACCTGAGGAGCTGTGGATTGATCGTTGACTTTCATCACCGAGCGAGACGTGCCCATCCCTTGTGCGGTGTGAAGCGATTGATCCCATAGCTCCTTTTTTTAACCACTCCCATAAGATACTTGTATCTTGTATTTTCGGTCTTCTATCATTCCTCCAGCTTCGGCCACGGTGGCTGGGGCATGTTTCGTTCCCGGATCCGGTGG
This DNA window, taken from Polycladomyces subterraneus, encodes the following:
- a CDS encoding MFS transporter, with the translated sequence MKGHLFSPLKVRPFRLLMTGQIFSDLGNWLDFIALNAILVFQWKTGPGEMGIFLVVFGLPWIVCGPLLAVWSDRYPRKTIMICCDIARVLLVLGLYWVDNYSLLLLLVFLKGTCGAMFDPARQGVIRSTVPTHLLKQANALSQTVLTATKVLGPSLGATLLMMTSPQTAFLVEAVGFALSACFLMFLPKTRQVVVEERNTQPFWLEFREGIGHIGTRPVLLFGLICSSIAMWMIFLIEGLGSVWTRVMGMPSTAYGTLVAVIGCGNVIGSLVVGAWRKAPPHPLGLILGSHVVFGLLTMVSGLGSLGWMPQNLVLYACVWGMVGFANPFSTVSFSTLLQTETPEHLMGRVSSVVTAVQNAAILIAPLIGAWLAEWIGVSRVFIVSGAGLILYAMIMSIRLPRLLRSTKTVPAERQHSLPM
- a CDS encoding CoA-binding protein; the protein is MHQNPSDAERREILSSARNIAVVGLSDNPERTSYMIAKAMQDAGYRIFPVNPNLSGPVLGEKPYASLLEIDEPIDIVDVFRRSEHVMPVAEEAVKAGAKVLWLQQGIVNEEAADYAKKHGMTVVMDRCIKVDHALLVR